The genomic interval TTTGATATAAACTTCATTTTGCAGAAAATAGTTCGGCTCCCAATACCGCTCGACGATAGCGCCGTCGAGTATTTCCGTCGGCTGTACAACAATGGGCAGATAATTCAAGGCACTCTGGCCGTAATACAGGAAATTCCAGGTATCATGGGAAGCGATCTGTGTAAGTAAATATGCCACCTTCGGCAGTGGTTTACCGTCCGGTCCGGGACCTACTGGACCGAGCTCGAACGTTTCTGTTTCATCCGGCTTCATATTAATGGCCATTTTAGCCAAAAATACGTTCAGGGACAATGAGGAATGCTTCAATGCTTCGGCATAACTTAGAGCGGATACTCCTTCGCCTGGCGTTGCATCCAGACAGATATGATAATGTCTGGAGAAATTGCTGTATTTTGCGCAGGGGCCTCCCATGTCCAGATAATATTTTACATTGCATTTAGCGTAGTAAATATCGGAAACGACAACGCCTTTCAAGGCTACAGTCCTGCCATCTCCTGCCGGGGCCAGTTTCCCCCAGATGCCGGGATAAGATTCTTCCGGATGATCTGCCTTGCAGCGGGGCTGCATGACATCATGGATGCCGAGAATACGGCAATCTTCTCCGGGACTTGCAATTTTAATGTCGATCGTGCCAAACAGATCACTGGCAGCAACTTTGATCAGTTCTTCCTTGTTTACAGTCAAAACGCCGTTAACCAACGAGGTCTGATCGCCAAACTTAACATCATGGACGCGAATATAATCGATCTGGAGACGTTTGCTCATACATAACTCCTTCCTTTCTTTTAATTTTTTTATTTTCAGCTATAACCCGGCCCGTAGGCCGGAATATATGCTGAATTAGCCTTTGCAAGATTTACCGTCTTTCTTGTAAATAGTGCCGTCTTTCATGACAAAGTTGATGTTCTGCGGTGCCATGACGCTCATATCGGCAATGGGATCCCCATCAATAGCAACAATATCGGCCAGCTTGCCGGCTTCGATAGTGCCGAGACGATCGTTCCAATCCATGAATTCCGCACAATAGCGAGTTGCGCCTAAAAGTGTATCTTCCGGTGTAATCCCTGCATCAGACATGCATTTGAACTCACCGTGCTGCTGGCCATGAACCATAAGCGGAGTCCCCGTATCGGTACCAAACAAACAACGTACGCCGCGATCATATATCTTTTTAATATTGGTTGCATGTTTTGGTACCAAAAACGAAGCCTTGGCTATGATAGAATCGGAAATGCCTCTTTCTTTGCCATGAAGCATCACGCCGCGGAATGTAAGGAGCGTAGGAACCGCCAAAACGTTATTCTTCAGCATATAATCGATGCATTCGTCATCGGCAAGAGTGCAATGTTCAATCGACGAAATACCCGCCTTGGCTGCATCTTTGATACCGGCAGTGCCATGAGCATGGCAGGAAATTTTAACATGATGCATCTTTGCAACATCAACGGCTGCTTTGATTTCATCATAATCCATATTTTGTCCGCCCACGTCGCCGCTATTGCTATATACGCCGCCCGTTACCATGATTTTCAGAAAGTCGATGCCGTATTTCAGCATCGTACGGCAGGCGGTCCGTACTTCATAAGGACTATCAGCCGAATTGACCGGCTTAAAGCATTGCTGACCAAAGGTCTCCTGCGGATAGCCCATCGACATATGGCCACCCGTCTGTGTAATATACATGCCGCTTGTAAAAATACGAGGGCCCCAGACAATACCTTGGTTGATGGCATCACGGATGCATTGACTGCCTCTTACTGTCGGATATCCGAGATCACGAACAGTAGTAAAACCTGCCATCAGGTCTGCCTGAACATTCCGTAAGGCTTTCATAGCAACTAACCCGGCCGGGTCATTGACTTCGCTGATCGAAGGTCCGCCGCCAAAAGCGATATGCACATGTCCGTCAATCAAACCCGGCATAACAAATTTATCGGACATATCCAGAACTTCTTCACCCGGCGCAGGCTTGTAAGCTGCTAAGTCCAATATTTCCTGGATTTTATTTTCTTTTACACGAATAACCTTATTTTTTGTCACCTTTCCCTCTACCGCATCAAACAATTTACCACATTTGATTGCTATTGCCATTGTTCTTCCCCCTTTTCACAATTTAATATCAGTAATAGAATCTTCAGCCGGACACCAGCCCGCTCACTTCCTTTCTTTTATGAAAATAATACCTTCCTCCTTCCGCTTGCAGTTTCATAATGGATTACCATTCCTTCAAATCTGATTGCTGAAGACTTTGATCACTTTCTGCCTTGATGGCCTTTTTGAGTATAACAAGCATCTTTTGTTTATCAGTCAGTAAGCTGCCTTCAATGGGTACAGAGTTAGAAACATGTGTTCCTGCAAACCAGCAATCATGATCTGCATAGCGAATATTCTGTAAAAGCAATGCTTCTTCTTGCAAAATCGTATGCGGTGAGGCTGGCTTAAAGCGACCATTCTGAACATTCCGTTCCAACGGAGTCCCCGGCATAGCTGTAAGCGTCATAACCCGGATTGAATCGGGTCTTACCCGATTGTATAAATCGGCAGTATCCAGTGCATGCCGACGCCACATTTCCTGTCCCCCCAGCCCCAATATCGAGCTGAGTCCATAATGGATCTGCATCTTATCAAGTTTATGAAGAGCCGTTACGATTTGATCCGGTGTTTCTCCCTTCCGGCTGTTCTTTAAAATTTCCCGATTTCCCGATTCCACACCTATGTACACCATATGGAGACCGGCTTGGCGCAGGGATTCCAACTGACTATCCGTCTTGTGCAGCACATCATCGGCCCGGCCATACATGGAAAACTGAGTAATTTGCGGCAGGTAACTCTGCACGTATTGAAAAACATCAATGAGATATTTGGCTTTAAATGCCAGTACATTGCCGCCGAGGAGATACATTCGATTTCCTCTGATGTCCTCATCAGCCATTTCCGCTAAATTATCTCCGAGTATTTCTGCCGGAAGAAGCTGCAACGGCGTTTCTCCGTTGGCGTACCGGCAAAAAGTACACTTTCCATAGCTGCAGCCAAGGGAAACCTCCAACAATGCGCTATTCGCTTCCAAAGGCGGTCGGTATACCCGCTCTTCCAACGTATACATAGAGAGCATCTCCTATACTCGCTAATTCCTAAGCCGTGCTTTAGGTAGTACCGGTACTACCTGTTGGGTAAAAATTTTTTTGCGTTGATATAATTTTTACATCAACACAAAAATTAGATATTTCTGACATTTATCTACCTGGTCCTACCTCTTCTTTTCAACGTCATTATAGCATGCGCTTCGACAATTTTCAATGACAAAACTAATAGTTATTAAAAATATATAGATTTTTTCTATTCGCTTAAAGGGGACTGCCATTTTATGTAGTAATAGAAAATATAACCAAAAGGAATTCAGGGCGGCTCACCCTGAAACGCAGCGACGCCGGGATGCAAAAATAGTCATGGTGCACCAACCATGAGGAGCGCCATAATGATTTAAAGCACCCGTAAAGGGGGAGTAGGAATAGGCCGCAAATGAGCTTTTAAAACAATTGCGGGAGGGTTATGGAATGTTAGCGAGGTCAATTAAACACAACATCATTATTGCTATGATGTTGACAGGATTATTAGGTTCATTGATAGTTGGCGTGTACAATGTCTACGCCACTGTCAAAGCTAATGACGAAGCGGTAACACAATATCGCACCATTCTCTACGAACAGTTTGACCGCAGTATTAAACTGCAGGTCGAATCAGCTGTAAGCATCGTGCAAACCATCTACGACAAGCAGCAGCAGGGGCTGATTCCCGAGGCGGAGGCCAAGAAACAGGCCGCCGACGTTATCAGGAACATGCGCTTCGATAACGGCAATTATTTTTGGATCGATACGGCGGAAGGTATCAACGTGGTCCTGCTGGGACGGGACCAGGAAGGAAAGACCCGTTATGATGCCAAGGACGCGAAAGGTTTTACCTTCGTGAAGGACGGCTTTATCGCCAACGGCATTAACCCGGAAGGCGGCTATACAGATTACTGGTTCGCCAAGCCCAATCAGACCGAACAACTGCCGAAACGGGCCTACACTATGCTGTTTAAGCCGTATAACTGGGTTATTGGTACAGGCAATTGGACGGATGATATCGACATTTTTGTCGAAAAGAAGGCTCAGGAACATTCTGCCCAGCTTAAAACCCAGATCATGCTAGAAATTCTCTTCTGTCTCGTTGCCCTCCTACTAGCGGCGGGTCTCGCCTATAAGATGGGGAGCAGCTTGGCGAAGCCGTTTCTTGTGATGGTTGGTCGGATTAAGACGATGGCCGACGGCGACTACTCGCATGACATCGAACAGTCGTTAATGAAACGCAACGACGAAATCGGTGATGTAGCCAAGGCATTTGATGTGCTGACAAAGAATATGCGCAACGTCATCCGCAATATCACACAGGCGACCGAGCAGCTCTCCGCCTCGTCGGAAGAACTAACTGCCAGCGCAGAGCAGTCTGCCCAGGCGTCGAACCAAGTCGCGACTTCGATTAACGATGTTGCCAATGGCGCCAACAAGCAGCTTGCAGCCGCGAATGAGGCTTCGGCTGTGGTAGAACAGATGTCCGCTGGTATCCAGCATGTGGCAGCCAACAGCAGCCAGGTGGCGGAACAATCAATCCAAACAGCCGACAAAGCAAAAGAGGGCGGCAACTCAGTCGAAAAAGCGGTAGAACAAATGGGCCACATTGAGTCTACTGTCAATACGTCAGCTGATGTCGTGGCCAAGTTGGGCGAGCGCTCCAAAGAAATCGGGCAAATTGTCGATACAATCTCTGGCATTGCCGGGCAGACAAATCTTTTAGCCCTCAATGCGGCTATTGAGGCGGCACGAGCGGGAGAACAAGGGCGGGGCTTCGCGGTGGTTGCCGAGGAAGTACGGAAACTGGCCGAGCAATCCCAGGAAGCGGCTAAGAAGATCGCCGAACTGATTGGTGAAATCCAGGAGGACACCGATAAGGCGGTTATAGCCATGAATAATGGCACCCGTGAAGTGAAAACCGGAGCGGAAGTGGTAAATGCGATCGGAACAGCATTCGGGGAAATCGTGGAACTGGTTTCGCAAGTTTCGAGCCAGGTTAGTGAAACGTCGACGGCTATTCAGCAAATGGCCTCTGGCAGCAAACAGATCGTGGAATCGGTGAGGGAGATCGACTCTCTCAGCAAGACCTCGGCGGGTGAAGCCCAATCCGTCTCGGCGGCTACTGAGGAGCAACTGGCCTCAATGGAAGAAATTGCGTCTTCCAGCGAAGCACTGTCTAAGTTAGCCCAGGAGCTCCAGGCGGCGGTTGCCAAATTTCGCGTGTAGCAGGAGAAAACTGAAGAAGGCAGCGTAACAAAAGAAGGTTCCGTTCCCACGACGGAATCTTCTTTTGTTAATGGATAGATTTTCCGAGGCACGGATCATCTTCACCATGCCAATTTTCCCACTGATTTATATCAGTATGTACATAACGCTTTGGCCTGATTTGTCGGCATGGAGTACCGTTGATTCAGGTAGCGGAGAGATGCCCCCAGTTCACCGTCCGGGCCGCCGTACTGAGTAATGACCAGCTTAGCAAAACTCACATCTGGACAGGTCACCCTCACCGGATGTTCCATTTTTTTCTCATAAAGCCACATAATCTACACTCCTTTCCTTCGGCATTCTTACATTTCCCACGGCCACGGACCTTCCACCCACTGCCACTGATCGGCGGTAAGGGGTTGTTCACCGAAGTTCAGCAGCGGGCCAAACTGACAGATATATTCTTCCTGATATTTCTTCAGCAGGTCGGCTGCACAATTATAATCGTGAATGGCTTCCCTATCACAGGGATGTGTATCTAAGTAGAGATTGAGTTCCAAAGCTACGAACTCCATCTGCTGAACCTTTCTCAGCATGGCGCATTGTTTATCCCGGTCCATTTTTTCCACCTCCGCCTCTTTTATTCCGGAATCGGATAAACGCCCCACAGCGCGGGGAATAATGTACCTTTTCTCAGCGCCTCCCGGGGAGAAAAGGCTTTATCGTAAAACTGCCATGGCACATAGGCATGAGCTAAAACCATGTCCACCATCCCCGTTTTCGGTTCACAGTATTCTTCCATGGTTTCCATACACATATTTTTCTTCATCATCGGCATCTCATCCATTTCCATCATTTGATCCATGGATTCGCATTCCTCACACCACTCGTAATCGGGCTTCTTTTTCACCAAAGCTGCCTCCTCTCAATGAATCTTACTATATCTTATGTCAATGTTTCTGTCGGTGCTACTTAGGCAACAAAAAAAATCTGATTCATCAACTTGGGAATCAGATACGAAATGCTAACCATAAACTAAAAGATATCATCAATAGGCCGGCATAATAAGAAATGCCAAAATATAGAGTCCCACCCCGATACCACGATAGATAGCGGAAAGCGCCCATAGCAGGCGGATCAGGGAAACATCGATCCCGGTATAATTGCTCACACCGGCGCATACGCCGAAAATCATGCCATGGGACGGATCCAAGGCCAGATGTTTTGCCAGTGGGAGTATCTCCATCCCGCTGCCGCCACTCTGAAAAAACTGCCATATGGTTAACCCGCTAATCAAATAGGCTCCGATGCGAATAATCCCCAGCACACAATCGCCCCCTGCCGCCTTTGTTATCATTATTGCCAGAAAAAAGGCGATTTAAACATTGGAACGGTTGGAGATTGGCGCATGGTGATTGGTACTTGGTACTTGGCACTTGGCGGTTAGCGATTGGCTTTAGCAGCTAGCACTTGGCCTATAGCTCATAGCTTACAGCCCCATGATCAATCCCGGTTGTGGAGCAAGGTGAGCCGCCTCCGGGGCGGCCTGGTCTCTACCGGTATTTCTTCCGATTGACCGGGAACGCGGCTGACCGCCCGCCGGCCGACGCTGATGAGAAGGCCGATAGCGATCAGATTCACAATCAGGGATGTCCCGCCAAAGCTAATAAAGGGCAGTGGTACCCCGATTACAGGAATCACCCCGGACACCATGGCAATATTGACAATTGCCTGGCCGACTACTAACCCGGTTGACCCTAAAGCCAGCATTTTACCGAATCCATCTGGTGCTTTGCGGGCAATGATTCCACCATAACAGCCCAAAATGGCAAACAACAGCAACACCACGACGGCTCCAGCGAATCCCATTTCCTGGCATAATACGGCAAAAGCAAAATCGGTATGGGCTTCCGGCAGATAATAAAATTTGCTGGCTCCCATTCCCAATCCGGTACCAAAAAATCCCCCTGAACCAATCGCCAGCAAGGATTGTACCGTCTGATAGCCGATAGTCTGCTGATACGCCCAGGGATTGAGCCAGGCGGCAACCCGTTCTGCCCGATACGCCGCCCCATAGGTGCCAAGA from Veillonellales bacterium carries:
- a CDS encoding spore coat protein CotJB codes for the protein MDRDKQCAMLRKVQQMEFVALELNLYLDTHPCDREAIHDYNCAADLLKKYQEEYICQFGPLLNFGEQPLTADQWQWVEGPWPWEM
- a CDS encoding PspC domain-containing protein produces the protein MLGIIRIGAYLISGLTIWQFFQSGGSGMEILPLAKHLALDPSHGMIFGVCAGVSNYTGIDVSLIRLLWALSAIYRGIGVGLYILAFLIMPAY
- a CDS encoding radical SAM protein; protein product: MYTLEERVYRPPLEANSALLEVSLGCSYGKCTFCRYANGETPLQLLPAEILGDNLAEMADEDIRGNRMYLLGGNVLAFKAKYLIDVFQYVQSYLPQITQFSMYGRADDVLHKTDSQLESLRQAGLHMVYIGVESGNREILKNSRKGETPDQIVTALHKLDKMQIHYGLSSILGLGGQEMWRRHALDTADLYNRVRPDSIRVMTLTAMPGTPLERNVQNGRFKPASPHTILQEEALLLQNIRYADHDCWFAGTHVSNSVPIEGSLLTDKQKMLVILKKAIKAESDQSLQQSDLKEW
- a CDS encoding spore coat associated protein CotJA, with the protein product MKKKPDYEWCEECESMDQMMEMDEMPMMKKNMCMETMEEYCEPKTGMVDMVLAHAYVPWQFYDKAFSPREALRKGTLFPALWGVYPIPE
- a CDS encoding glycine/sarcosine/betaine reductase component B subunit; translated protein: MSKRLQIDYIRVHDVKFGDQTSLVNGVLTVNKEELIKVAASDLFGTIDIKIASPGEDCRILGIHDVMQPRCKADHPEESYPGIWGKLAPAGDGRTVALKGVVVSDIYYAKCNVKYYLDMGGPCAKYSNFSRHYHICLDATPGEGVSALSYAEALKHSSLSLNVFLAKMAINMKPDETETFELGPVGPGPDGKPLPKVAYLLTQIASHDTWNFLYYGQSALNYLPIVVQPTEILDGAIVERYWEPNYFLQNEVYIKELMKRHGKDLEFVGIVYANNVMKIDGKDTMGMIAATLCKETLHADCVMLNKSGMGHCQLDSALAFNWCQKMGMPAALNFSAVSNDEPGDMLVIADPKVDAVINSGRNWTLDHPKVSRLIGEKANVPCLLGLNPWGPFTHETNFCYQGIWSQLGDFYETTDADIPRKECC
- a CDS encoding methyl-accepting chemotaxis protein, with product MLARSIKHNIIIAMMLTGLLGSLIVGVYNVYATVKANDEAVTQYRTILYEQFDRSIKLQVESAVSIVQTIYDKQQQGLIPEAEAKKQAADVIRNMRFDNGNYFWIDTAEGINVVLLGRDQEGKTRYDAKDAKGFTFVKDGFIANGINPEGGYTDYWFAKPNQTEQLPKRAYTMLFKPYNWVIGTGNWTDDIDIFVEKKAQEHSAQLKTQIMLEILFCLVALLLAAGLAYKMGSSLAKPFLVMVGRIKTMADGDYSHDIEQSLMKRNDEIGDVAKAFDVLTKNMRNVIRNITQATEQLSASSEELTASAEQSAQASNQVATSINDVANGANKQLAAANEASAVVEQMSAGIQHVAANSSQVAEQSIQTADKAKEGGNSVEKAVEQMGHIESTVNTSADVVAKLGERSKEIGQIVDTISGIAGQTNLLALNAAIEAARAGEQGRGFAVVAEEVRKLAEQSQEAAKKIAELIGEIQEDTDKAVIAMNNGTREVKTGAEVVNAIGTAFGEIVELVSQVSSQVSETSTAIQQMASGSKQIVESVREIDSLSKTSAGEAQSVSAATEEQLASMEEIASSSEALSKLAQELQAAVAKFRV
- a CDS encoding amidohydrolase family protein → MAIAIKCGKLFDAVEGKVTKNKVIRVKENKIQEILDLAAYKPAPGEEVLDMSDKFVMPGLIDGHVHIAFGGGPSISEVNDPAGLVAMKALRNVQADLMAGFTTVRDLGYPTVRGSQCIRDAINQGIVWGPRIFTSGMYITQTGGHMSMGYPQETFGQQCFKPVNSADSPYEVRTACRTMLKYGIDFLKIMVTGGVYSNSGDVGGQNMDYDEIKAAVDVAKMHHVKISCHAHGTAGIKDAAKAGISSIEHCTLADDECIDYMLKNNVLAVPTLLTFRGVMLHGKERGISDSIIAKASFLVPKHATNIKKIYDRGVRCLFGTDTGTPLMVHGQQHGEFKCMSDAGITPEDTLLGATRYCAEFMDWNDRLGTIEAGKLADIVAIDGDPIADMSVMAPQNINFVMKDGTIYKKDGKSCKG
- a CDS encoding manganese catalase family protein — translated: MWLYEKKMEHPVRVTCPDVSFAKLVITQYGGPDGELGASLRYLNQRYSMPTNQAKALCTY